From one Streptomyces spiramyceticus genomic stretch:
- a CDS encoding substrate-binding domain-containing protein, translated as MHGLLLVPGLHASDDPARRTDELLHLPVPAVLVERRLTAAGPGDPTEHVCTDHEGGAYDAVRHLLSLGHQRLALVTRVDAPTAAPVRTGFARAVADFALPEPVYDSAPMDAWSPERADATVAKFVAAGVTGALCFGDREAALVQSAARRAGLGVPEDLAMVSYDNEFADVAEIPPPEQGPCGCLRRFFPGAE; from the coding sequence GTGCACGGGCTGCTGCTGGTGCCCGGCCTGCACGCCTCCGACGACCCGGCGCGGCGTACGGACGAACTCCTGCATCTGCCCGTTCCCGCGGTGCTGGTGGAGCGGCGGCTGACGGCCGCGGGCCCGGGCGATCCGACGGAGCACGTCTGCACGGACCATGAGGGCGGCGCGTACGACGCCGTACGGCACCTGCTGTCCCTTGGCCATCAGCGCCTCGCGCTGGTCACGCGTGTCGACGCGCCGACCGCCGCGCCCGTCCGGACCGGATTCGCCCGGGCCGTCGCCGACTTCGCCCTGCCGGAGCCGGTGTACGACAGTGCGCCGATGGACGCGTGGAGCCCGGAGCGGGCCGACGCGACGGTGGCGAAGTTCGTGGCGGCGGGCGTCACGGGCGCCCTGTGCTTCGGCGACCGGGAGGCCGCGCTGGTGCAGTCGGCGGCGCGGCGGGCCGGGCTGGGCGTGCCTGAGGATCTCGCGATGGTGAGTTACGACAACGAGTTCGCGGACGTGGCGGAGATCCCGCCGCCTGAGCAAGGACCGTGCGGGTGCCTGCGGCGCTTTTTCCCGGGTGCGGAATGA
- a CDS encoding hydroxyacid dehydrogenase, translated as MRQDVAALALPDGVRARLAAVCDVPDLVVDDFGRPEARKALARADVLISGWGCPVVDAGVLADAPRLRAVMHAAGSVKQVLAPAVWERGITVSSAAPANAAPVAAYTVAAIHLSAKRVFRAAGEYRAGRPQDLTVSPTTGLLDRTVGVIGASKIGRLVLGRLAGAGVRLLVHDPYLGAAEADALGAELVGLDALLTASDIVSLHAPLLPGTRHLIDARALGLLRDGAVLINTARGGLVDTEALAEHCAAGRIDAVLDVTDPEPLPPGHVLLTLPNVLVTPHVAGAMGTEVRLLGAFAVAEVERFAAGDALVGEVRAEDLPRIA; from the coding sequence ATGCGCCAGGACGTGGCCGCGCTGGCTCTCCCCGACGGCGTACGGGCGCGGCTGGCCGCGGTCTGCGACGTACCGGACCTTGTGGTCGACGATTTCGGGCGGCCGGAGGCGCGCAAGGCGCTGGCCCGTGCGGATGTGCTGATCTCGGGGTGGGGCTGCCCGGTGGTCGACGCGGGCGTGCTCGCCGACGCACCGCGGCTGAGGGCCGTCATGCACGCGGCGGGCTCGGTCAAGCAGGTGCTTGCCCCCGCGGTCTGGGAGCGCGGCATCACCGTCTCGTCCGCCGCGCCCGCCAACGCGGCTCCGGTCGCCGCGTACACGGTCGCCGCGATCCACCTGTCCGCCAAACGGGTGTTCCGTGCGGCGGGGGAGTACCGGGCGGGCCGGCCCCAGGACTTGACGGTGTCCCCGACGACCGGCCTCCTCGACCGTACGGTCGGAGTCATCGGGGCCTCGAAGATCGGGCGGCTGGTGCTGGGGCGGCTGGCCGGGGCGGGGGTCCGGTTGCTGGTGCACGACCCGTATCTGGGGGCGGCGGAGGCGGATGCGCTCGGCGCTGAACTGGTCGGCCTGGACGCGCTGTTGACGGCCTCGGACATCGTGTCGCTGCACGCGCCGCTGCTGCCCGGGACCCGGCATCTCATCGACGCGCGGGCGCTCGGGCTGCTGCGGGACGGTGCGGTGCTCATCAATACGGCGCGCGGCGGGCTCGTGGACACCGAGGCGCTGGCGGAGCACTGCGCGGCCGGCCGCATCGACGCGGTACTCGACGTCACCGACCCGGAACCGCTGCCGCCGGGGCACGTGTTGCTGACCCTGCCGAATGTGCTGGTCACGCCGCATGTCGCGGGGGCGATGGGTACGGAGGTGCGGCTGCTGGGCGCGTTCGCGGTCGCGGAGGTGGAGCGATTCGCGGCGGGCGATGCGCTGGTGGGGGAGGTACGGGCGGAGGACTTGCCGCGCATCGCTTGA
- a CDS encoding sensor histidine kinase: MARRDRVVIGLVTAAWCVAALALGAGPAPALAAVGIALGAAGCWPRSRRWAGVAAGAAGALLLVATFVWQGHGTRTGSVWQLVAAAAALMLLTAAARWAPRPQLLVGGGLAATAVALWTLPLVPSASFFEYVGLAAFWTVPVIGALVVGGYPRSMERRRHLAVVAARRAQQLELAHDLHDFVAHDVSGIVVQAQAARFVAQNDPAAATLALERIERAGLAALASIDRTVRMLHTAEESGEDIPPAGARTALPGTDQLAILIDRFSDTGRTRARLDIAPGAAEALSREGAATVHRIVVEALTNVRRHAPGAAEVEVALTTDRTSVEVKVINDGGRTRLSSLPPLPRFEHGGSGGTGLPALAERVRASGGTFNWGPHQGGWRVRATLPATETEATAS, from the coding sequence ATGGCACGCAGGGACCGTGTCGTCATAGGCCTCGTGACCGCCGCCTGGTGCGTCGCGGCCCTCGCTCTGGGCGCCGGGCCCGCACCGGCGCTCGCAGCCGTCGGTATCGCGCTCGGCGCGGCCGGATGTTGGCCGCGCTCACGCCGGTGGGCCGGGGTTGCCGCGGGCGCTGCCGGAGCCCTGCTCCTCGTAGCCACGTTCGTCTGGCAGGGACACGGCACACGTACGGGCTCGGTGTGGCAACTCGTCGCAGCAGCAGCGGCGTTGATGCTGCTGACAGCCGCCGCACGCTGGGCGCCGCGCCCGCAGCTCCTCGTCGGCGGCGGCCTCGCCGCCACGGCAGTCGCCCTGTGGACGCTTCCGCTCGTGCCGTCCGCGTCCTTCTTCGAGTACGTCGGCCTGGCGGCCTTCTGGACGGTGCCCGTGATCGGTGCGCTCGTGGTCGGCGGCTACCCGCGCTCGATGGAACGCCGCAGGCACCTGGCCGTTGTCGCCGCCCGCCGCGCCCAGCAGCTCGAACTCGCCCACGACCTCCACGACTTCGTCGCCCACGACGTCAGCGGCATCGTCGTCCAGGCCCAGGCGGCCCGTTTCGTGGCGCAGAACGACCCGGCGGCGGCCACCCTGGCACTGGAGCGGATCGAGCGGGCGGGGCTCGCGGCCCTGGCATCGATCGACCGTACGGTACGCATGCTGCACACGGCGGAGGAATCCGGCGAAGACATACCGCCGGCCGGCGCCCGTACAGCACTCCCCGGAACGGACCAACTCGCCATCCTCATAGACCGGTTCAGCGATACGGGTCGCACCCGCGCCCGCCTCGACATCGCACCCGGCGCAGCCGAGGCGCTCTCCCGCGAGGGCGCCGCGACCGTCCACCGGATCGTGGTGGAGGCGCTGACCAACGTCCGCCGGCACGCACCAGGAGCGGCCGAGGTGGAGGTCGCGCTCACCACGGACCGTACGAGCGTCGAGGTGAAGGTCATCAACGACGGCGGCCGCACCCGCCTCTCATCTCTGCCTCCCCTCCCCCGCTTCGAACACGGAGGCAGCGGAGGCACCGGCCTGCCGGCCCTGGCCGAGCGCGTCCGAGCGTCAGGAGGCACGTTCAACTGGGGTCCGCACCAAGGGGGTTGGCGGGTCAGGGCGACCCTCCCCGCCACCGAAACGGAGGCCACGGCATCATGA
- a CDS encoding response regulator: MTTRILIADDQEDVRSGFRLILDSQPDMTVVGEAADGAAAVELARALRPDVVLADIRMPRLDGLEVTRLLAGSGTEHPIHVIVVTTFDVDDYVHTALRNGACGFLLKRSGPNLLIEGIRAAMAGDTLISPQLTVRLLRQLSAAEPTPTRTSPTAPAAPAAPDPLTAREREIALLVARGLTNAEVGAELFISPGTAKTHIANIQAKLRARNRVGIAAWAWETGLAGGGPDSVLPRGNQR; this comes from the coding sequence GTGACCACCCGCATCCTGATAGCCGACGACCAGGAAGACGTACGCAGCGGCTTCCGGCTCATCCTCGACTCGCAGCCCGACATGACCGTCGTCGGGGAAGCCGCCGACGGCGCGGCCGCCGTCGAGCTGGCCCGCGCGCTGCGCCCGGACGTCGTCCTGGCCGACATCCGGATGCCGCGCCTCGACGGCCTGGAGGTCACCCGGCTGCTGGCAGGCTCAGGAACCGAACACCCCATCCACGTCATCGTCGTGACGACCTTCGACGTCGACGACTACGTACACACCGCGCTGCGCAACGGAGCCTGCGGTTTCCTGCTGAAGCGCTCGGGCCCCAATCTGCTGATCGAAGGCATACGGGCGGCGATGGCCGGGGACACGCTCATCAGCCCGCAGCTCACCGTCAGGCTGCTGCGCCAACTGTCCGCGGCGGAGCCGACACCGACCCGCACCTCCCCCACCGCTCCCGCCGCTCCCGCCGCTCCCGACCCGCTCACCGCCCGGGAGCGGGAGATCGCCCTGCTCGTCGCGCGCGGCCTGACCAACGCGGAGGTCGGCGCGGAGTTGTTCATCTCGCCGGGCACCGCCAAGACCCACATCGCCAACATCCAGGCGAAGCTCCGCGCCCGTAACCGCGTCGGCATCGCCGCGTGGGCCTGGGAGACCGGCCTCGCCGGTGGCGGGCCGGATTCCGTACTACCGAGAGGAAATCAGCGATGA
- a CDS encoding SulP family inorganic anion transporter codes for MVSPARPPASALPSVRQVPSALQTLLLPARPSWLSPKILRTEVLAGLVVALALIPEAISFSIIAGVDPSVGLFASFTMAVTIAIVGGRPAMISAATGAVALVIAPLNREHGFGYLVAAVILGGIFQVVLGALGVARLMRFVPRSVMVGFVNALAILIFMAQVPELTDVPWGVYPLVAGGLVLMVLFPRITRAVPAPLVSIVILTVITLAAGIAVPTVGDKGELPSSLPVPGLPDVPFTLDTLTTIAPYAFAMALVGLMESLMTAKLVDEITDTHSNKTRESIGQGVANMVTGFFGGMGGCAMIGQTMINVKTSGARTRLSTFLAGVFLMILCIVFGPVVSDIPMAALVAVMILVCVGTFDWHSIVPATLRRMPTGEITVMVITVACVVATHNLAVGVVVGSITAMVIFAKRVAHLVEVSPVTDPDGRRTVYTVTGELFFASSNDLVTQFNYKDDPENVVIDLSAAHIWDASSVAALDAVTTKYEGRGKTVEIVGLNRDSAERHGSLSGELGTP; via the coding sequence ATGGTGTCGCCGGCCCGGCCTCCGGCCTCCGCTCTTCCCTCCGTACGACAGGTTCCCTCCGCCTTGCAGACGCTGCTCCTGCCTGCCCGCCCGTCCTGGCTGTCCCCGAAGATTCTGCGCACCGAGGTGCTGGCCGGCCTGGTCGTCGCGCTCGCGCTGATCCCCGAGGCGATCTCGTTCTCGATCATCGCCGGAGTGGACCCCAGCGTCGGTCTGTTCGCGTCGTTCACGATGGCCGTCACCATCGCGATCGTCGGCGGCCGACCCGCCATGATCTCGGCGGCGACCGGCGCCGTCGCCCTGGTCATCGCCCCGCTCAACCGCGAGCACGGCTTCGGCTACCTTGTCGCGGCCGTCATCCTGGGCGGCATCTTCCAGGTGGTCCTGGGGGCGCTGGGAGTGGCCCGGCTGATGCGGTTCGTACCGCGCTCGGTGATGGTGGGCTTCGTCAACGCCCTCGCGATTCTGATCTTCATGGCACAGGTGCCGGAGCTGACGGACGTCCCCTGGGGCGTCTATCCGCTGGTCGCGGGCGGGCTGGTGCTGATGGTCCTCTTCCCGAGGATCACCCGGGCCGTACCGGCGCCGCTGGTCTCCATCGTGATCCTCACGGTCATCACCTTGGCCGCGGGCATCGCCGTACCCACAGTGGGGGACAAGGGCGAACTGCCGTCCTCGCTGCCGGTGCCCGGCCTGCCCGACGTGCCGTTCACGCTGGACACGCTGACGACGATCGCGCCGTACGCCTTCGCGATGGCGCTGGTGGGGCTGATGGAGTCGCTGATGACGGCCAAGCTGGTCGACGAGATCACCGACACCCACTCGAACAAGACCCGCGAGTCGATCGGCCAGGGCGTCGCCAACATGGTGACGGGATTCTTCGGCGGCATGGGCGGCTGCGCCATGATCGGCCAGACCATGATCAACGTGAAGACGTCCGGCGCACGGACCCGCCTCTCGACCTTCCTCGCAGGCGTCTTCCTGATGATCCTGTGCATCGTCTTCGGGCCGGTCGTCTCCGACATCCCGATGGCCGCCCTGGTCGCCGTCATGATCCTGGTCTGCGTCGGCACCTTCGACTGGCATTCGATCGTGCCCGCGACGCTCCGGAGGATGCCGACGGGCGAGATCACGGTCATGGTGATCACCGTCGCCTGCGTGGTGGCGACCCACAACCTGGCCGTCGGTGTGGTGGTCGGCTCGATCACCGCCATGGTCATCTTCGCCAAGCGCGTCGCCCACCTCGTCGAGGTCAGCCCGGTCACCGACCCCGACGGGCGGCGGACGGTCTACACCGTGACCGGCGAGCTGTTCTTCGCCTCCAGCAACGACCTGGTGACCCAGTTCAACTACAAGGACGACCCGGAGAACGTCGTCATCGACCTCTCCGCCGCCCACATCTGGGACGCCTCGTCGGTGGCGGCGCTCGACGCCGTCACCACCAAGTACGAGGGCCGCGGCAAGACCGTGGAGATCGTCGGCCTGAACCGGGACAGCGCCGAACGCCACGGCAGCCTCAGCGGCGAACTCGGCACCCCCTAG